Within the Pseudonocardia alni genome, the region CGGCGACGTCGGCGTCTCGCTGATGGACGCCTTCCGCTCCGCCGACGAGGTGCTCCTCTCCGGTGTCCAGGGCATCACCAACCTGATCACCACCCCCGGACTGATCAACCTCGACTTCGCCGACGTCAAGTCGGTCATGTCCGGGGCCGGGTCGGCGCTGATGGGAATAGGGTCCGCACGCGGCGAGGGCCGCGCCGTGCAGGCCGCCGAGAAGGCGATCAACTCGCCGCTGCTCGAGGCGTCGATGGACGGCGCGCAGGGTGTGCTGCTGTCGATCGCGGGCGGCTCGGACCTCGGTCTGTTCGAGATCCACGAGGCGGCGTCGCTGGTCCAGGAGGCCGCGCACCCCGAGGCGAACATCATCTTCGGCACCGTGATCGACGACTCGCTCGGTGACGAGGTGCGGGTCACCGTGATAGCGGCCGGCTTCGAGGGCGGCACACCGACCCACAAGAAGCTCGAGCCCGCCGTGTTCTCCCGCGGCACCCAGAAGTCCGCCGAGCCCGCACCGCAGGCCGCGCCACCGCAGCAGGCCGAGCAGACCCAGCAGCACCAGACCCAGCAGCACCAGACCCAGCAGCACCAGGGCCAGCAGCCGCAGGGCCAGTCCCGCTGGGCCGCGACGACTGCGACCACCCCGTCGGCGCCGCACCTGCCCGCCACGGCGCACGCCCCCGAGCGCACCGGGACGCTGCCGCCCGCGCAGCCCACCGCCCCGGCCCCGCGCCAGGGCGACACCCAGCACCACGGCGGCGACGGCGCGGCCGTTCCGAGCGGTCCGATGTCCGCGCCGGCCTCGCCGACGTCGGCCCCGGCCCAGCACGGGACCGTCGGCGGGAACCCCGCGGCGCGTCCGGCCGAGCCGGTCGAGGACGAGGTGGACGTCCCGCCGTTCATGCGGCGCTGACCCGCGTGCCGGACTTACCGACGCCGGCCACGGCGGCCCGCGTGGGCGGCACCCGCCGCGCGCGGATCCGCCGGGTCACCACCACCCGGGCCGGTGGCCGGTCCGAGGGCCCGTTCACCTCGTTCAACCTGTCGTCGGGGGTCGGGGACGACCCGGCCGCGGTGACCGGGAACCGGGCCCGCGTCGTGCGTGAGCTCGGCCTGTCCGGACTGGTGTTCCTGAACCAGGTCCACGGCCGCGACGTCGCCGTGCTGCGCGAGCCCCCGCGGGCCCGCCCCGGCACCGGTGGTGTCGCCCCGGACATCGCCGACGTCGACGCCGTCGTCACCGACGTGCCGCTGCTCGGCATCGCGGTGCTCGCGGCCGACTGCGTACCGGTGCTGTTCGGCGACCCGGTCGCCGGCGTCGTCGGGGCCGCCCACGCGGGCCGCGTCGGCGCGGCCGCGGGCGTCGTCGACGCCGTCGTGACCGAGATGACCGCACTGGGCGCGCAGCCCGCACGGCTGGAGGTCCTGCTCGGGCCGTCGGTCTGCGGCCGCTGCTACGAGGTGCCCCCGGCCATGCGCGCCGAGGTCGACGCCGCGCTGCCGGGCAGCGCGTCCACCACCCGCACCGGCACCGCCGGCCTGGACCTGCGCGCCGGGCTCACCCGCCGCCTCGCCGACCTCGGCGTCACGAAGGTCGCGACCGACCCGCGCTGCACCGTCGAGGACCCGGACCTGTTCAGCCACCGCCGCGACGGCCGCTGCGGCCGCCAGGCCGGGATCACCTGGCTCGACCCGCGCTGACCGGCGGCCCGGTCCGGCGATCCACGCCACGCGGGGCTCGCGGGCGCCCCCGCGGGCGGGAACGATGGACGCCGTGTCCGATCCCCGCACCCCCACCGCCGACCGTGTCGGCGAACTGACCGACCGACTGGCCGCCGTCCGCGAGCGGGTGGCCGAGGCCTGCCGCGCCGCCGGCCGCGACCCCTCCGAGGTCGGGCTGCTCGCCGTCACCAAGACGATCCCGGCCGCCGACGTGGCCGCGCTGGTCGACCTCGGGCTGGACGCCTTCGCCGAGAACCGCGCGCAGGAGGCGGCGTCCAAGGTGGACGAGGTCCGGGCGCTGCGCCCGGACGCCTCCCCGGACTGGTTCTTCGTCGGCGGGCTGCAGCGGAACAAGGTACGGACGGTGCTCCCGTGGGTGACACGGATCGACTCCGTCGACTCGCCCCGGCTGGCCCGCGCGATCGACAAGGAGGTCGCGAAGGCCCGCGACGCGGGGGAGCGCGGCGGCCCGCTGCCGGTGCTCGTGCAGTACAGCGTCGACGGCGACGCCGACCGCGGCGGCGTCGCCCCGGAGGGGCTCGTCGAGCTGACGGACCTGGTCACGGAGCTGCCGGGGCTGGAACTGGCCGGGCTGATGGCCGTCGCGCCGCTGGGCTGGGAGCCCGATGCGGCGTTCGAGCGGATCGCCGAGGCGCACCGGGAGACCGTCGGGCGGCACCCCGGGGCGACGGTCCTGTCCGCCGGGATGAGCGGGGACCTGGAGTCGGCGATCGGTCACGGATCGACGGTGGTGCGTGTCGGTACGGCCCTTGTGGGGGATCGGCGGATAGCCTCCGAGTAATCGCTGGTGGGTGTGGGTACTGAGCAGGTGGCGGAGACCGCACCGTCGGCGAGACCGTCGCCAGAACGCGGGGTGCGCGTGCGGTTGGGACGCGTACGGAGTCGAGCAGTACTGCGAGGGGACAGCGGATGAGCGCGATGTACCGGCTGAAGGCGTACTTCGGCATGGTCCCGGCCGACGAGATGGACTATGTGGACGAACCGGATCACTACCGGGGCGGCCACGAGCACCACGCCGGCCCGCGCGGTGACCGTTGGTCCGCCGGGGCCGGTCGGTTCGCCGACCAGGCGTCCTACGACGGCGACCGCTACGAGACCGCGGTCCGCTACGAGGACGGATGGGGCGCCCGCCCGGCGCGGGAGGCCCTCCGTCCGGCGCGCGCCGTGCGGCAGGATCCGCGCGGCGAGCGGGAGACGCTCGGGCTGGTCCCGGAGCGCGGGAACCTTCCCACTCCCCTCGGAGGCGGCCCCGGAGCGGCTGTCCGCGGGGCGCTGGCGATGGACCCGGAGACCCTCCGGGGTCCGGCACGCGAGGAGCGGAACGAGCCCGTCGTGGCCCCCGCGCCGGTGCCGGAGCAGCGCGACCGGGCGGCCGCGGGACCGGCGTCGATCACGACGCTGCACCCCCGCAGCTACAACGAGGCCCGCACCATCGGTGAGCGCTACCGCGACGGTGTGCCCGTCATCATGAACCTCACGGATCTGGACGGCGCGGCAGCGAAACGCCTGGTGGACTTCGCCGCGGGCCTGGCGTTCGCCCTGCGCGGGAGCATCGACAAGGTCACCGATCGGGTGTTCCTTCTCACGCCGGCCGACGTCGAGGTCTCCGCGGACGACGCGCGGAGGCTCGCCGAGCGCGGAGCTTTCCGACAGGATTGAGTCGTGGCCGACCCGATCCTGACGCTGATCTATTACGTCCTGTTCTTCTTCTGGCTGCTGCTCGCGGCCCGCATCGTCGTCGAGATGGTCCGGTCGTTCGCGCGCCAGTGGCGACCCGCCGGAGCGCCCGCCGTGGCGCTCGAGGTCGTCTTCACCGTGACCGACCCTCCGGTCAAGTTGCTGCGGAGAGTGATCCCCGTGGTCCGTATCGGAGGCGTAGGACTGGACCTGTCGATTATGGTTCTGTTGCTGGTGGTGTTCATCTCGATGAGCGCCGTCAGATCACAGCTCCTGGGATGAGCCCCAGTCACCCGGGAGTGCCGCCGAGGACCGCATGAGGTGATCCGATGCCGCTGACGCCCGCCGACGTTCATAACGTCGCGTTCAGCAAACCCCCGATCGGGAAGCGGGGTTACAACGAGGACGAGGTCGACGCCTTCCTCGATCTGGTCGAGGCCGAACTGGCCCGGCTGATCGGGGAGAACGACGACCTGCGCGACCAGGTCGCGCAGCTGGAGCAGCGTCTCGGCGATGCCGAGGCCGACCTGGAGGAGGCACGGAGCCAGCCGGCTCCGGCGCAGACCCAGGCCCTGGCCGCCTCCCCGTCGCCGATGGGCCGTGGTGCGGGTGCTCCCGCTCCGCAGCTGGCCGGTGCCGGCCCCGCCGATGCCGACGGCGGTGACCACCACGTGCAGGCCGCCAAGGTCCTGGGCCTCGCCCAGGAGATGGCGGACCGCCTGACCGCGGAGGCCAAGAACGAGGCCGACACGATGCTGTCGGACGCCCGGAACAAGTCCGAGCAGCTCCTGTCGGACGCCCGGACGAAGGCCGACGGCCTGGTCAACGACGCGCGCTCGCGTGCCGAGACCATGCTCAACGACGCCCGCACGCGGGCCGAGACGCTCGAGCGCCAGTCGCGCGAGAAGGCGTCCGGCCTGGTCAGTGAGGCCGAGCGCAAGCAGAACGAGATCATGGGCGCCATCCAGCGCGACAAGTCCGTTCTGGAGAAGAAGATCGACGAGCTCCGGACCTTCGAGCGGGAGTACCGCACCCGTCTGAAGACCTACCTGGAGTCGCAGCTGCGTGACCTGGAGGGTCGCGGTTCGGCTGCCCCGTCGGACGGCACCGGTGCCACCAGGTCGGGCTCGAACGGCGGGTACGCCGCCTCCGGGTACGGCCAGCGGGCCGACACCGGGAGCTGACCGCCCCACGGCGCCTCCGAGGTGCCGGGGACGACCGACGACGACCGGGTAGCGGACAGGTGCCGCTGCCGACCGACGGAGTTCGCCGATGCTGGTGCTGGTCCTGATCCTCGTGGTCATCGCGCTGGTGCTGCTGCTCGCAGGATGGTTCCTGCACGTGGTGGCACTGGCGTGGACATCGGTGGTCATCAGTCTGATCGCGGGCCTGGTGCTCGCCTACGACTGGTGGCAGACCCGTGCCGCGGTGAAGGCAGGTGACCGGGCGGAGGCCGACGCCTCCGGTCGTGGCACCGGTGCCCCCGCGGCGCCGGACCGGGCCGACCGGGCCGACATGGAGGCGCGCTACGGCGCCGACATGGAGCCCGCGACGCAGGTCCTGCCGGTCGTCCGGCCGGACAGCGGCGCGGCCTCGGGTACGCCCGAGGCGGCGCAGAACGCGACCGACCAGACCATCCAGATGCCGGTTGTCAGGCCGTCCGGCTCTGCGGAGGGACCGCCCGGCGCATCTCGATCGGGTGGACTTTCGTCACGCACGGTGACCGAATCCGGTGCCGAGGACGCGGCCGACCCGAGTGGGGTGGCCGCGTCGCACGCGGGCGCCCCGGCGGGACCGGACGGGGAGGACGGTGCGGGTCGTGGCGGCGACCCGGCACGGTCCGGCCCCGGCGAACCCGGCACCGCGGAACCGCCCGCCGAGGCGACGACGCGGGCGACGGACTCGCGGCCGACCGGAACCGGCGCCGCCGGCACGACGTCGGCCGTGACGGCGGCAGCCGCAGGCGCGGTCGCCGCCGGGACGGCCGGTGCCGTGGCAGCCGGCCGCGACGGCGGGTCGGGCTCGGACCCGGCAGCACGTTCCGGTGCCCACGACGGTGCCGACGACCCGGGCTTCGGCTCGGGCTCGGGCACCGGCTCGGGCGCCGACGGCACGGGAGATGCTGGCACGGGCACCCCGCCCGCCGCCGGATCCGACCGGCCGGACAGCCCGGAGGGCCGGTCCGGCCCCTCCGACGCGACCACCGCGACCCGTACCCCGGGAACGGCGGACACGACCACCGCGAACGGCGCTCCGGGAGCGGCGGACGCCACCACGGCGGACCACGTCCCGGGGGCGGCGGACGCGACCATTGCGACCCGCACCCCCGGAGCGGCCGACACCACCACGGCGACCCGCGCCGCGGGCGCACCCGGCGGGCCGGACGCGGGCAGCCCCGGCGGACCGGTCGGAGCGGGCGGCCCGTCCGGCGCAGGCCTTCCCGACGCCGCTGCCCCCGTGGGCGCCGCGGCCGCCGGATCCGGGGCCCCGGCCGACGACGACCGGGCCGGGACACCGGCGGGCACGCCCGCCGGAGCCGGCGTGGACACGAACGGCACCCCGACCGACGCCGTCGGGGCCGACGCGCCCACCGGGACCGACGGCGACTCCCCGGAGGAGCCGCGCGACCCGACCCTCGCCGCACTCGCCGCGCGCCTGCCCGACGAGGTGCTCGTCATCGACGAACACCCCCGGTACCACGTGCAGACCTGCCGGGCCCTCACCGGTCGCCCGGTGATCCCGCTGCCGGTCAGCGAGGCCGTCGAGCTCGGGTTCACCCCGTGCGGCTGGTGCGCACCGAACCGGACCCTCGGCGACCGCCACCCCGCCCAGGCCCGCTGACCAGCAGCGCGGCGCGCCCCACGGAATAACGGGGCGCGACCGCGCGCTACCCTGGTCCCACAGGCACCGATCCGGCCATCACCGGGGAGCCTCCGGAAGAAACGGCCCCGGGCCGGAGTAGAACCGGACGGGTGCGGCCCGTCATCGCCGTCGAAAGAGAGGCCCGTGCACACCCGTGCACGGGCAAGCGGGGTGGTACCGCGGCCCGGCTCTCCAGAGCCGTCGTCGTCCCCGTGCGAAGCGAGAGCACGCACGAGGAGCGACACACGTGAGCGGCTATCCCGACGTCCCGGCGCACCCGTCGTTCCCGACGCTCGAGCAGGACGTGCTCGCGTCGTGGGACACCGACGACACCTTCCGCGCGTCGGTCGACCGGCGCCCCGCCGGCGAGAACGGGGCCGACGAGTACGTCTTC harbors:
- the pgeF gene encoding peptidoglycan editing factor PgeF, which gives rise to MGGTRRARIRRVTTTRAGGRSEGPFTSFNLSSGVGDDPAAVTGNRARVVRELGLSGLVFLNQVHGRDVAVLREPPRARPGTGGVAPDIADVDAVVTDVPLLGIAVLAADCVPVLFGDPVAGVVGAAHAGRVGAAAGVVDAVVTEMTALGAQPARLEVLLGPSVCGRCYEVPPAMRAEVDAALPGSASTTRTGTAGLDLRAGLTRRLADLGVTKVATDPRCTVEDPDLFSHRRDGRCGRQAGITWLDPR
- a CDS encoding YggT family protein, whose product is MADPILTLIYYVLFFFWLLLAARIVVEMVRSFARQWRPAGAPAVALEVVFTVTDPPVKLLRRVIPVVRIGGVGLDLSIMVLLLVVFISMSAVRSQLLG
- the ftsZ gene encoding cell division protein FtsZ, translated to MTPPHNYLAVIKVVGIGGGGVNAVNRMIEVGLKGVEFIAVNTDAQALLMSDADVKLDIGRELTRGLGAGANPEVGGKAAEDHAEEIEEVLKGADMVFVTAGEGGGTGTGGAPVVASIARKLGALTIGVVTRPFTFEGRRRAGQAEEGIQALRNECDTLIVIPNDRLLQLGDVGVSLMDAFRSADEVLLSGVQGITNLITTPGLINLDFADVKSVMSGAGSALMGIGSARGEGRAVQAAEKAINSPLLEASMDGAQGVLLSIAGGSDLGLFEIHEAASLVQEAAHPEANIIFGTVIDDSLGDEVRVTVIAAGFEGGTPTHKKLEPAVFSRGTQKSAEPAPQAAPPQQAEQTQQHQTQQHQTQQHQGQQPQGQSRWAATTATTPSAPHLPATAHAPERTGTLPPAQPTAPAPRQGDTQHHGGDGAAVPSGPMSAPASPTSAPAQHGTVGGNPAARPAEPVEDEVDVPPFMRR
- the wag31 gene encoding DivIVA-like cell division protein Wag31, which encodes MPLTPADVHNVAFSKPPIGKRGYNEDEVDAFLDLVEAELARLIGENDDLRDQVAQLEQRLGDAEADLEEARSQPAPAQTQALAASPSPMGRGAGAPAPQLAGAGPADADGGDHHVQAAKVLGLAQEMADRLTAEAKNEADTMLSDARNKSEQLLSDARTKADGLVNDARSRAETMLNDARTRAETLERQSREKASGLVSEAERKQNEIMGAIQRDKSVLEKKIDELRTFEREYRTRLKTYLESQLRDLEGRGSAAPSDGTGATRSGSNGGYAASGYGQRADTGS
- a CDS encoding YggS family pyridoxal phosphate-dependent enzyme, which produces MDAVSDPRTPTADRVGELTDRLAAVRERVAEACRAAGRDPSEVGLLAVTKTIPAADVAALVDLGLDAFAENRAQEAASKVDEVRALRPDASPDWFFVGGLQRNKVRTVLPWVTRIDSVDSPRLARAIDKEVAKARDAGERGGPLPVLVQYSVDGDADRGGVAPEGLVELTDLVTELPGLELAGLMAVAPLGWEPDAAFERIAEAHRETVGRHPGATVLSAGMSGDLESAIGHGSTVVRVGTALVGDRRIASE
- a CDS encoding cell division protein SepF; translated protein: MSAMYRLKAYFGMVPADEMDYVDEPDHYRGGHEHHAGPRGDRWSAGAGRFADQASYDGDRYETAVRYEDGWGARPAREALRPARAVRQDPRGERETLGLVPERGNLPTPLGGGPGAAVRGALAMDPETLRGPAREERNEPVVAPAPVPEQRDRAAAGPASITTLHPRSYNEARTIGERYRDGVPVIMNLTDLDGAAAKRLVDFAAGLAFALRGSIDKVTDRVFLLTPADVEVSADDARRLAERGAFRQD